The nucleotide sequence TTCACCTGCGGGCTGAACGTGAAGGCGTGCACTGTATTGGATGGGATAAGCACCACGCAAGGCGTTTGCAGGGGCAAGGGTTCGGCGCCGGTATCGAGGGTGGCCTGCCCGGCTTCCAAAAAAAACAGCTGGTACAGATTGCCGTGTAGGTGGGGTTTCAGCCCCCAATTGGTAGTTCGGTTGCGTTGGGCAATAAGCTGGCTATAAATATAGGTGTGCGAAACCTGGGCCTTATCGTCTCCATAGAGGCCGTTGTAGCGGGCAATTTCCTTAGTCATTGGAGGTACAGAACAGAAACAGTGAAACGACTACCGCTACGCCTAGAACGGCTAAGTGCCACGGGTGACGGATGGGTGCGATGAAATACCTGAAAAGTGAAATGTTCTATTTGTCCTAGTAATATAGAAAAACATCTCATTCAAGTGACTGGCTGCTAGAGTAGCTTTGTTTCAAGATTATTGCGGCTGCAGGACGTCCCTGCTTCAGAGGTGTTTATTGCCACTTCTGCCCTCCCTGTTTCTGATGTTCTAATTGTCCGGCTGCTTGCGCAGGTGGCAGACAGGAGAGGTATGCCTGTTCCGTTGCAGTGCCCGTCGGTGCTTTCGTTCGTTCACCCAGTTTCCATTCCCATCCCCACTTTTTCTTCTTGTTCTATGGACGCCACACTTCACGCTCGTCTCGCACCGCTTGGCTTTGCTACGCCCCCGGCCCAAGTGCACCTGAACCTATCGGCTCCCGACCTGGTGGCGGCTGCTCTGCGCCGTGCTGAAGGCGTGCTCACCGACACTGGGGCCCTGATGTGCGACACCGGCCAGTTCACGGGCCGCTCGCCCAAAGACCGGTTTCTTGTGCAAGACGCTCTTACCACGGATGCGGTGTGGTGGGGCGACATCAACATTCCCTTCGCTCCCGAGAAGTTCGACCGCCTACACCAGAAGATGGTAGCCTACCTCGACGACAAAGAAGTGTATGTGCGGGAGGCCTACGCGGGCGCCCATCCGGCCTCGCAACTCAAGCTGCGCGTAGTGAATGAGCTAGCCTGGCACAACTTGTTCTGCCATCACCTGTTTCTGCGCCCGGAGGCCACCGCCGATACCACCTGGACGCCTGATTTCAGCATTATCTGTGCCCCTGGCTTCCACGCCGACCCCGCCACCGATGGTACACGCCAAGCCAACTTTGCAGTCATCAACTTCAGCAAGAAGCTGATTCTGATTGGGGGCACGGGCTATGCCGGCGAGATGAAGAAAGGCATTTTCGGGGTGCTTAACTTCCTACTGCCTCATCAGCGCCACACTCTGCCCATGCACTGCTCGGCCAACGTGGGCCCCGACGGCGATACCGCCATATTCTTTGGCCTCTCAGGCACCGGCAAAACCACCCTCTCCGCCGACCCAAACCGCGGGCTGATCGGCGACGATGAGCACGGCTGGCTGCCCAACGAGGAAGGTATCTTCAACTTCGAGGGCGGCTGCTACGCCAAAGTCATTGACCTGTCGGCGGAGAAGGAGCCCGATATCTGGCAGGCTATCCGTACGGGGGCCATTGTCGAGAACACGCGCTTCGTGCCCGGCACCACCACCGTGGATTATGCCAACACCAGCGTTACCGAAAACACCCGCACGGCCTACCCGTTGTCGTTTATTGCCAACGCGGTGGAGCCGTCGGTGGGCAGCGTGCTCAAGAACATTTTCTTCCTGACCGCCGACGCCTTCGGGGTACTGCCGCCCATCAGCCGCTTAGACAAAAGCCACGCCATGTACCACTTTCTCTCGGGCTACACGGCCAAGGTAGCGGGCACCGAAATGGGTATCACTGAGCCGCAAACCACGTTTTCGGCCTGCTTCGGGGCGGTGTTTCTGCCCTTGCACCCCACCCGCTACGCCGAATTGCTGGGCCAGAAGCTCGACGAGCACCCCGATACGGCGGTATGGCTCATCAATACGGGCTGGAGCGGTGGCAGTTACGGAGTGGGCCAACGCATGAAGCTGAGCTACACCCGGGCTATGATTACGGCGGCCCTCACTGGGGCTCTGAACGAGGTGTCGTTTCAGCCGCATCCGGTGTTTGGAGTGGATATGCCCACAGCCGTGCCTGGCGTACCAACCCACCTGCTCGACCCGCGCCACACCTGGACCGACCCAGAGGCGTACGACCGGACGGCGGCCGAGCTGGCAACCAAGTTCGTGGTCAACTTCCAGAAGTACGCCGCTTTTGCAAACGACGAGATTCTAGCAGGTGCCCCGAAAGCTGAATTGGTACAGGCCTAAGCTATAGTACCCAACCACTTTTCCAGCGCTGCTCGGGTAGTCCCGGTTCTCCTTGGTGAGGGCCGGGACTATTGTTTGGCGGTTTGCTGCTTCACCCAGGAGGCAAACAGTGGCACTGCGAATATGGCTACGGTAAGTACCGTCAGGCCCGCATCGGCGGCCTCGCTGCCCAGCAAACGGCTGATAGGGTGGGAGGGATAGTAGTGCTCGAACAACGACAGCAGCAGCTTCAAACTCAGAATCCCGATAACCACAAAGGCCGCTGTTTCCAGGAACGGGTACTTGCCCATCAGCAGCACAAAGGCCTGGGCCACCAGCCGCATGGCCATAATACCAATGAACACGCCCAAGCAAATCAGAATCAGGTTGTCGGTGAAAGCCACCACGGCAAACACGTTGTCGATGGAAAAAGCCAAATCCATCAGTTCGATGAGGGCGACGGTGGCCCAAAACTTTCCGAACAAGCCCAGCGTGCGCCGATAAATCCAGCTTTGTTGCTTGTCTACCTGCTCCCCGTCGGAATCACCGCTGTGGTCTTTCGACCGAAAGTGGCTGTAAACCAGGAACAGCAGGTACAGGCCCCCCAGAGGTTTGAGAAACCAGAACTCGATCAGAAAGGAAGCAAACAGAATACACAGGCCCCGAAATACATAGGCCCCAATGATGCCGTAGCGCAAGGCTTTGCTGCGCTGCTCTTTGGGCAAGTCGCCGACCATAGTAGCCAACACCGCCGCGTTATCAACGGAGAGGAGACTTTCGATAACAACCAGGTTGCCCACGATGGCGAGGGCGCCCAGCGGATTCTCCAGGATTTCTTGTAGGTGGATGTTCATGCGGAAAAGGAAAAACTTACTGCGGCAGGAAGCGCGGACGCCGCGCCGGCTTATCGGCCGACCATCCGAAGTCGTGGCGCAGAATAAAGGCTACGTAATTGGCACGGTCGGCGCCACCGTTGAATTGGGTCATCCACAATAGCTCGCCGCCTAGGTGCTTGTTGAGGATATAACCCGCCCCGACCCATACTCGGTTGCTATCAAAGGGATTTTCTTGGTCGCTGATGCGAATTTCGTCTTTGATGGTAGCATACCACTTCGGGTTGTCTAGGGTTTTCGGGCCTAAGGGCAGGCGCAGCGACGCCAGGTACCGAAACCGGAGCCGAAAGCCGGCGCTAGTCCAGCGCTCCTCGATGCGGTAGCGGTGCAGCAGCCGGGCGCGGCCCAGCTTGTTGTTGACAATCACTTGCTGATAGAGGCGGTTTTCGCGGTTGTCGAATTTTTCGGTTTCCTCGGGGTTGGAATACGGCTGGAGCTGCAAGTACATGTAGCCCGCCGCCACCGACATGGGCAGGCTCTTGAGGTTGTATTGCAGGTTCGCTAGGCCTAACAGCAGCCGCTTATCGGCGAGGCCGCTATAGGCGCGGTATTGCGCCCCCAGGTTCACGTCGAAGCGCTGGTTGAGCGAGTAGGTGCCCGTGTATTGCAGCCAGCCGTTGTATTTGCCGCGGTTCTGGGCCTGGAGGGTGCTGCTGGCTACCAGCAGGAAAAGCACGAAGAACACTAAAGCTTTTTTCATGGGAAAGAAGGAGCGGTGCCAGCCTGGGCAGGGCAGCGGATGGGGGTTTCAGCAGGTAGACAGAAAAGGGGGAGTCTTAGAAGGGC is from Hymenobacter tibetensis and encodes:
- the pckA gene encoding phosphoenolpyruvate carboxykinase (ATP), with the translated sequence MDATLHARLAPLGFATPPAQVHLNLSAPDLVAAALRRAEGVLTDTGALMCDTGQFTGRSPKDRFLVQDALTTDAVWWGDINIPFAPEKFDRLHQKMVAYLDDKEVYVREAYAGAHPASQLKLRVVNELAWHNLFCHHLFLRPEATADTTWTPDFSIICAPGFHADPATDGTRQANFAVINFSKKLILIGGTGYAGEMKKGIFGVLNFLLPHQRHTLPMHCSANVGPDGDTAIFFGLSGTGKTTLSADPNRGLIGDDEHGWLPNEEGIFNFEGGCYAKVIDLSAEKEPDIWQAIRTGAIVENTRFVPGTTTVDYANTSVTENTRTAYPLSFIANAVEPSVGSVLKNIFFLTADAFGVLPPISRLDKSHAMYHFLSGYTAKVAGTEMGITEPQTTFSACFGAVFLPLHPTRYAELLGQKLDEHPDTAVWLINTGWSGGSYGVGQRMKLSYTRAMITAALTGALNEVSFQPHPVFGVDMPTAVPGVPTHLLDPRHTWTDPEAYDRTAAELATKFVVNFQKYAAFANDEILAGAPKAELVQA
- a CDS encoding DUF2490 domain-containing protein, which gives rise to MKKALVFFVLFLLVASSTLQAQNRGKYNGWLQYTGTYSLNQRFDVNLGAQYRAYSGLADKRLLLGLANLQYNLKSLPMSVAAGYMYLQLQPYSNPEETEKFDNRENRLYQQVIVNNKLGRARLLHRYRIEERWTSAGFRLRFRYLASLRLPLGPKTLDNPKWYATIKDEIRISDQENPFDSNRVWVGAGYILNKHLGGELLWMTQFNGGADRANYVAFILRHDFGWSADKPARRPRFLPQ
- a CDS encoding DUF475 domain-containing protein, whose translation is MNIHLQEILENPLGALAIVGNLVVIESLLSVDNAAVLATMVGDLPKEQRSKALRYGIIGAYVFRGLCILFASFLIEFWFLKPLGGLYLLFLVYSHFRSKDHSGDSDGEQVDKQQSWIYRRTLGLFGKFWATVALIELMDLAFSIDNVFAVVAFTDNLILICLGVFIGIMAMRLVAQAFVLLMGKYPFLETAAFVVIGILSLKLLLSLFEHYYPSHPISRLLGSEAADAGLTVLTVAIFAVPLFASWVKQQTAKQ